A region from the Deinococcus fonticola genome encodes:
- a CDS encoding helix-turn-helix domain-containing protein has product MTVPRKEWMRVSEVIKHFGLPRQRVYEAIKSGELPAADIGTTKRPSTAF; this is encoded by the coding sequence ATGACAGTACCAAGAAAAGAATGGATGCGCGTGAGCGAGGTCATCAAGCACTTTGGCCTTCCACGGCAGCGGGTGTATGAGGCTATCAAGAGCGGCGAATTGCCCGCCGCCGACATCGGCACCACCAAGCGTCCTAGTACAGCGTTCTAG